The region NNNNNNNNNNNNNNNNNNNNNNNNNNNNNNNNNNNNNNNNNNNNNNNNNNNNNNNNNNNNNNNNNNNNNNNNNNNNNNNNNNNNNNNNNNNNNNNNNNNNNNNNNNNNNNNNNNNNNNNNNNNNNNNNNNNNNNNNNNNNNNNNNNNNNNNNNNNNNNNNNNNNNNNNNNNNNNNNNNNNNNNNNNNNNNNNNNNNNNNNNNNNNNNNNNNNNNNNNagacgacgtattaaaacacaccattccacaacacagttacacatcattctacgtatgaaaatgcaccaacggatagattaaaacacaccattctacacacacagttaatgcaccaacatatgtaataaaacgcaccacagcatgtattcaaacacaccacactatgtactaaaatgcaccattccaattcatgtaatataaatactaaaattaccataataactccacttaaacatacgcgaatttcacatttcagtaagattaatgaaattggatggtgctgattaggccgcatgaccgcaccggagctcgccgccgcatttgaaccaatatatatatatatacaaacaatgtacttttaatatattaaaaatgtaaattgtattttttttaaagtacattatttgagtactaaaatcaaattattttgtataatgtatattcagtacacaaacaatgtacttttagtatattaaatatgtattttttattatggtTTACATAACACTGTGTAGACcataattcacacaataatttgccctaaaCTTGATAGCAACATTTTTTGCAAGATGTCACAACTGTGACAATCGATCTGAATCTCTATATTTCAAAAAGTCTACTAGAATTACATTAATCACAAGGCTACTCACTTCCATTCACCACTCATGAATGAGTTGAGTGTAAAAATTTCACCAACAAAAAGGTGTTGTCTAAGCATAATTAGGCCTAATATATTGTTTgaaattaaatgtatatataactAGAGTGGTGTGATGAaataaaaaccaaacaaaaaaaaaaaaaattaagctccaaaaattatatacaaGCTAACCATGGCACATTGCAAATCGTTATAGAGCATATCATTCATAGGAGGAAACAAAAGGATTTGAGTCTAATAGTAAAAATACAACaagatttttaaaagaaaatcatttttGCAGAAAATCATTTTTGCTTTTCTAAAACACGAGGATAATTCAAAACATCTTGCAAACTATGGGTATGATTGTATGAACAATGTCAACCTTCTCGAGTTTTAAAAAGAGGGCAAAAGAAAGCAAACAAGTAATGCCTTGACGAAAAGtatttcattatattcctcGAGCCTCAGTGCGAAGAATTTTGTGTGTGAGCTAAACTAAGCCGCTCTACTTCCAAAACATCCAGACAATGTTGTCACCATTAGGCTTCATTCCATCAACCTACCAAAAATAATTTGGGACAAAATTGCATTAGGGAATGCAAAATAATACAAACAATCAAAACTTCACTGAATAAGGTAGctgtgaaaatgaatattatcGATAAGCATATCTCAAGTTGCCACAAGATGGGGCACACACAGCAACTAAATGGAATGCAGAGATTTTCATAGAAACAATTTACAAAATAGAAACTTGTTTGTTCAATGGAAATATACTCACTAGTCAATAATAATTTTCGTTTTTGTGGAGGCAACGTGAAGATCCAAAAGCTCCTGCANNNNNNNNNNNNNNNNNNNNNNNNNNNNNNNNNNNNNNNNNNNNNNNNNNNNNNNNNNNNNNNNNNNNNNNNNNNNNNNNNNNNNNNNNNNNNNNNNNNNNNNNNNNNNNNNNNNNNNNNNNNNNNNNNNNNNNNNNNNNNNNNNNNNNNNNNNNNNNNNNNNNNNNNNNNNNNNNNNNNNNNNNNNNNNNNNNNNNNNNNNNNNNNNNNNNNNNNNNNNNNNNNNNNNNNNNNNNNNNNNNNNNNNNNNNNNNNNNNNNNNNNNNNNNNNNNNNNNNNNNNNNNNNNNNNNNNNNNNNNNNNNNNNNNNNNNNNNNNNNNNNNNNNNNNNNNNNNNNNNNNNNNNNNNNNNNNNNNNNNNNNNNNNNNNNNNNNNNNNNNNNNNNNNNNNNNNNNNNNNNNNNNNNNNNNNNNNNNNNNNNNNNNNNNNNNNNNNNNNNNNNNNNNNNNNNNNNNNNNNNNNNNNNNNNNNNNNNNNNNNNNNNNNNNNNNNNNNNNNNNNNNNNNNNNNNNNNNNNNNNNNNNNNNNNNNNNNNNNNNNNNNNNNNNNNNNNNNNNNNNNNNNNNNNNNNNNNNNNNNNNNNNNNNNNNNNNNNNNNNNNNNNNNNNNNNNNNNNNNNNNNNNNNNNNNNNNNNNNNNNNNNNNNNNNNNNNNNNNNNNNNNNNNNNNNNNNNNNNNNNNNNNNNNNNNNNNNNNNNNNNNNNNNNNNNNNNNNNNNNNNNNNNNNNNNNNNNNNNNNNNNNNNNNNNNNNNNNNNNNNNNNNNNNNNNNNNNNNNNNNNNNNNNNNNNNNNNNNNNNNNNNNNNNNNNNNNNNNNNNNNNNNNNNNNNNNNNNNNNNNNNNNNNNNNNNNNNNNNNNNNNNNNNNNNNNNNNNNNNNNNNNNNNNNNNNNNNNNNNNNNNNNNNNNNNNNNNNNNNNNNNNNNNNNNNNNNNNNNNNNNNNNNNNNNNNNNNNNNNNNNNNNNNNNNNNNNNNNNNNNNNNNNNNNNNNNNNNNNNNtaccaagacacctcactcctcagcatcaatgcgcaacggtccaactcctcagcattgatggccaacgttcagctcctcggcattgatgaccaacgtttaGCTCCTTAGCATTCAACACctaggtattgatgtccaacgttcaactcctcatcaatgctccgttactgagctaaaaggaataaaaggactcacaaccacatagtggaggggacacttgaacttagacaatacaTACTGAACTCACTTGTACATTGAGCATTGTACTGAAACACTGTACTCAACGctattcaaatactcaataatactcaaatacataccggtaacacattattaccgtcaataataataccaaaatgttttgaattttatatttgtgtaaaagataaactaaaaatagactgttacctataaatttattaaattcaacgcttaattgaaaataaaactattctaaaaataaaataaaataaaataaaacttgataaAAATGACTCCCTCCCCCTTTTCTAGCGTTCTATAAATTGGTATAAGATTCTGCACTTCTGCAACCCCTCAATTGTCGTTTAATTAGTCCAAACCACCAAAATATGGCCCTGAATTCACGCTCCGTCTCCTTAACGCTCTTCTCTCTCACGGTGGCCACCGTCCTCTTCTCCAACGCCGTCGCCGCCCTGAGTGGCGGCCAGGAAGGCCCAATCGTAGGCGGCTGGAGCTCCATTAAGGATCCGAATGCTCCCCAGGTGGTGGAGATCGCAAAGTTCCCCATAGACGCCCACAACAAAGAGGCTAAAACCAATCTGAAATTCGAAAGCGTGATCAAGGGAGAGAGTCAAGTCGTCGCCGGCGTGAATTACAAGCTTGTGATCGCCGCGGAGGACGGCGGCGCCGGGAATAAGTACGAGGCCGTCGTTTATGATAGACCTTGGGACAAATTCAGACAGCTCACCTCCTTCAAACAAGTATGAGTATTCATCGCTACTCTTATCAATAATGGAACATTTAAATGTGAATAAGTT is a window of Ipomoea triloba cultivar NCNSP0323 chromosome 16, ASM357664v1 DNA encoding:
- the LOC116007961 gene encoding cysteine proteinase inhibitor 1-like — its product is MALNSRSVSLTLFSLTVATVLFSNAVAALSGGQEGPIVGGWSSIKDPNAPQVVEIAKFPIDAHNKEAKTNLKFESVIKGESQVVAGVNYKLVIAAEDGGAGNKYEAVVYDRPWDKFRQLTSFKQV